A single window of uncultured Methanospirillum sp. DNA harbors:
- a CDS encoding MFS transporter encodes MALTVASLGTLVGILNASTLIIALPTMMVGLNTTLVNVMWVLIAYMLVMTILAPASGRLADMYGRKKIYIFGLVTFTIASLLCGIAADVYQLIGFRVFQAIGGAIIVANGTIIVADAFPKHELGRAMGILSMIMAGTFAIGPVIGGFLTLIDWRLNFFLNIPIGIFASYYAHKNLKEVQEFSGLESFDLKGMILFAVAFLSLTVYGSAGFMVGLFDPLMLALLCIGLVTLGAFIRQEMTFPYPMIDLSLFKSRIFLFGQSSAFINAIARGAVMMLLILFFQGLQGYDPLIASILVVPMAIGIVVSGPIGGSLSDRYGSRLITTLGLGISLVGLVGLALMQYDTAYWIIAVWLFINGFGSGLFQPPNTSAIMTSVPLERRGAASAMRAFFQNTGMVISMTIAMPLLINTVPLDEMMNMFIFGGVHQPVAIQVAFTHGITLAFWISSAITIFAIIVSAMRGTGDTMRGVQA; translated from the coding sequence GTGGCTCTCACCGTCGCTTCACTTGGTACGCTGGTCGGTATTCTGAATGCCAGCACCCTGATCATCGCTCTTCCGACGATGATGGTCGGCCTCAACACCACGCTCGTGAATGTGATGTGGGTGCTGATCGCCTACATGCTGGTTATGACGATCCTTGCCCCGGCAAGTGGGCGTCTTGCTGACATGTATGGCAGGAAAAAGATCTACATCTTTGGTCTTGTCACCTTCACTATTGCGTCTCTCCTCTGTGGAATAGCTGCAGATGTGTACCAGTTGATAGGATTTCGTGTATTCCAGGCTATTGGCGGTGCAATCATTGTCGCAAACGGGACAATCATTGTTGCTGATGCGTTTCCAAAACATGAACTGGGCCGTGCCATGGGTATCCTCTCGATGATCATGGCAGGGACGTTTGCCATAGGTCCGGTCATCGGCGGGTTTTTAACCCTTATTGACTGGCGTCTGAACTTTTTTTTAAATATCCCTATTGGAATCTTTGCAAGTTATTACGCCCATAAAAACCTAAAAGAAGTGCAGGAGTTTTCAGGACTCGAATCCTTTGATCTCAAGGGGATGATCCTGTTTGCTGTTGCCTTTCTCTCCCTGACTGTGTATGGCAGTGCAGGCTTCATGGTGGGCCTGTTTGATCCACTCATGCTGGCATTACTCTGTATCGGCCTGGTAACACTGGGGGCATTTATCAGACAGGAGATGACCTTCCCGTATCCTATGATAGATCTCTCACTCTTTAAGAGCAGAATATTTCTGTTCGGCCAGTCAAGTGCATTTATTAACGCTATTGCACGAGGAGCAGTGATGATGCTTCTGATCCTCTTCTTCCAGGGGTTGCAGGGGTATGATCCCCTGATCGCCAGTATCCTTGTTGTCCCGATGGCGATCGGAATAGTGGTATCAGGGCCAATCGGTGGATCCCTCTCTGATCGGTACGGGTCGAGGCTGATAACCACCCTCGGGCTCGGAATATCACTCGTGGGACTGGTCGGTCTTGCCTTGATGCAGTATGATACCGCTTACTGGATCATAGCCGTCTGGCTCTTTATCAACGGGTTTGGATCTGGTCTTTTCCAGCCCCCGAACACGAGTGCTATCATGACATCAGTTCCGCTGGAACGAAGAGGGGCAGCCTCTGCCATGAGGGCATTTTTCCAGAATACCGGAATGGTCATCTCGATGACGATCGCGATGCCGCTCCTGATAAATACGGTTCCGCTTGACGAGATGATGAACATGTTTATCTTTGGAGGAGTTCATCAGCCGGTCGCAATTCAGGTTGCGTTCACCCACGGTATCACCCTGGCCTTCTGGATATCGTCAGCAATAACAATCTTTGCAATTATCGTCTCTGCCATGCGGGGAACAGGAGACACAATGCGGGGAGTGCAGGCATAA
- a CDS encoding DUF169 domain-containing protein → MSSLSELRGLDPPGPSDKWKCLVCDLTKVRNGKNLVLDASSVTCKGGQRYCEYGAGEIPYFNYFLSYGLEGKTEGERYKKSPEVVDEWMKDYEPLPSAGKNLIFKRWDNLTEEDNPVAVIFFAHGEVLSGLFTLANFDRRDPFGVITPMGAGCSSLIYYPWHEEQSDDPRAVLGMMDPSARPCVQMDMLSFAVPMKKFTGMVQDMEVSFLTTPAWNRVRAKIEQGHELHKK, encoded by the coding sequence TTGAGTTCTCTTTCTGAACTTCGCGGCCTTGACCCTCCCGGACCATCAGACAAGTGGAAGTGTCTTGTCTGCGATCTGACAAAGGTCAGGAACGGAAAAAACCTTGTTCTTGATGCCTCTTCGGTCACATGCAAAGGTGGGCAGAGGTACTGCGAGTACGGAGCAGGAGAGATACCCTACTTCAATTATTTTCTCTCGTATGGTCTCGAAGGAAAGACTGAAGGAGAACGGTACAAAAAATCTCCTGAAGTTGTTGATGAGTGGATGAAAGATTATGAGCCGCTTCCTTCAGCGGGTAAAAATCTCATCTTCAAGCGATGGGACAACCTGACTGAAGAGGATAATCCGGTAGCTGTGATCTTCTTTGCACATGGAGAGGTGCTGTCGGGATTATTTACCCTCGCGAATTTTGATCGAAGGGATCCCTTCGGGGTGATCACTCCGATGGGGGCAGGATGCTCATCTCTGATCTATTATCCCTGGCATGAAGAGCAGTCTGATGACCCGAGGGCGGTGCTCGGGATGATGGATCCCTCTGCACGACCGTGCGTTCAGATGGATATGCTCTCCTTTGCTGTTCCCATGAAGAAGTTCACCGGGATGGTTCAGGACATGGAAGTGAGTTTTCTTACAACCCCTGCATGGAATCGTGTCAGGGCAAAGATAGAGCAGGGGCACGAATTACACAAAAAATAG